In a single window of the Antennarius striatus isolate MH-2024 chromosome 3, ASM4005453v1, whole genome shotgun sequence genome:
- the cep78 gene encoding centrosomal protein of 78 kDa isoform X3: MAMIIKYQAMQRHGTAWAESLRYQRPEFEGMGGLRRLTLCCNTLIGDRGAAALAHELTEDLWVKAVDLQRCGLSSEGARHLLEVLKTNSTLYVLDIRNNPLVDMVLIKTVIEKVLMNTDNQSSEYCWIKPSAKEPQRAPSLKRLVSPSAKRGNTTFKIDPHERTSPGGRCSGVAKTQKPYSHPRDVPWRAAARAGRQRGMAPGVRVNNQSFQDAATVKITLESDSEGDEEEEKVVLEEEQRPSSLHIQDRITKQHIEHLQMELKECRLQLTEERRARLKAQSRLMELEMENAHLRNTNLSLSEAIAATGSASAACPSILEDEAVLSSIENSFTKFHAFLDLLHDAGLGQLPVMAGIEKSDFQSLGRPQLSSTIRPCLGSAVSLTKRDLQDGGTKNDSSSFARLQPSDVPPALSGKAADIPGTLPSVRESSHQDMLLDVTINRTSRPTLDPDVNKSEKPYQFSKPVTQGDSGSEHSQNPLDDVYFGQIFQTALKHPKTSDSHRRYSCHGGWSERSSLNDVSVKTESGSVSSGEKSKGKLVASSRSGSDKPGREILGSLGRQSDSESS, translated from the exons ATGGCCATGATCATCAAG TATCAGGCAATGCAGAGGCATGGTACAGCGTGGGCTGAGTCTCTGAGGTATCAACGGCCAGAGTTTGAGGGAATGGGAGGGCTCCGCCGCCTCACACTATGCTGTAACACTTTGATTGGGGACCGAGGTGCTGCTGCTCTTGCACATGAGTTGACGGAAGATCTGTGGGTTAAAG CTGTGGACCTGCAGAGGTGTGGTCTGTCCAGTGAGGGAGCTCGACATTTGCTGGAGGTCTTGAAAACGAATTCTACTCTTTATGTACTGGATATTCGAAATAACCCATTAGTTG ACATGGTCCTTATTAAAACTGTGATAGAGAAAGTGTTGATGAATACTGATAACCAATCATCAGAG TACTGCTGGATCAAGCCCTCAGCCAAAGAGCCACAGAGAGCTCCTAGTCTTAAGAGACTGGTGTCACCCAGTGCAAAGAGAGGAAACACTACATTCAAGATAG ACCCCCATGAAAGAACATCTCCTGGAGGGAGATGCTCAGGCGTTGCGAAGACACAGAAGCCATATTCCCACCCCCGTGATGTCCCTTGGCGGGCTGCTGCTAGAGCTGGACGCCAAAG AGGCATGGCGCCTGGAGTTAGGGTGAATAACCAAAGCTTTCAG GATGCAGCTACTGTAAAGATTACTTTGGAGTCAGATTCagagggagatgaagaagaggaaaaggttGTAttagaagaggagcagagaccATCTTCTCTTCATATACAAGACAGGATCACCAAACAGCACATTGAACATTTGCAG ATGGAACTAAAAGAGTGTCGTCTTCAGCTGACAGAGGAGCGCAGAGCCAGATTGAAAGCTCAGTCAAGACTCATGGag TTGGAGATGGAGAATGCTCATTTGCGTAACACCAACCTCTCCCTGTCAGAGGCGATTGCAGCCACTGGCTCTGCTTCAGCAGCTTGTCCTAGTATTCTTGAAGATGAGGCAGTCCTCAGCAGCATTGAGAACTCATTTACCAAATTCCATGCCTTCCTGGATCTCCTACATGATGCTGG CCTTGGCCAGCTACCTGTGATGGCTGGAATTGAGAAGTCTGATTTCCAGTCTCTGGGAAGACCTCAGCTCTCCTCTACAATCAGGCCTTGTTTGGGTAGCGCTGTATCACTAACTAAAAGGGACCTTCAGGATGGTGGGACAAAGAATGATTCTTCATCCTTTGCAAGG CTTCAGCCAAGCGATGTCCCACCTGCTCTCTCCGGGAAAGCAGCTGATATTCCAGGAACTCTACCCTCTGTCAGGGAGTCCTCGCATCAAGACATGCTGCTAGATGTGACCATCAATCGAACCTCCAGACCTACATTAGACCCTGATGTAAATAAATCGGAGAAACCGTATCAGTTTTCAAAGCCGGTCACTCAGGGTGATTCAGGTTCTGAGCACAGCCAGAATCCCTTGGATGATGTTTACTTTGGTCAAATTTTTCAGACAGCATTAAAGCACCCAAAGACTAGTGACTCTCACAGACGCTACAGCTGTCATGGTGGATGGTCTGAAAGATCAAGCCTCAATGATGTCAGTGTCAAGACTGAGTCTGGGTCAGTCAGCTCTGGGGAAAAGTCAAAAGGGAAGCTGGTGGCATCCAGTCGGTCAGGATCAGATAAGCCTGGCAGGGAGATTCTGGGCAGTTTGGGAAGGCAGTCTGACAGTGAATCCTCCTGA
- the cep78 gene encoding centrosomal protein of 78 kDa isoform X2, producing MTFKLCKALKECLTVSPTLKSLQLTGLPLRERDLITLTKGLARAVCLEHLSLANCPISDEGLEIICQSVRYSTSIRTVDFTGCNLTWRGAEYMAMIIKYQAMQRHGTAWAESLRYQRPEFEGMGGLRRLTLCCNTLIGDRGAAALAHELTEDLWVKAVDLQRCGLSSEGARHLLEVLKTNSTLYVLDIRNNPLVDMVLIKTVIEKVLMNTDNQSSEYCWIKPSAKEPQRAPSLKRLVSPSAKRGNTTFKIDPHERTSPGGRCSGVAKTQKPYSHPRDVPWRAAARAGRQRGMAPGVRVNNQSFQDAATVKITLESDSEGDEEEEKVVLEEEQRPSSLHIQDRITKQHIEHLQMELKECRLQLTEERRARLKAQSRLMELEMENAHLRNTNLSLSEAIAATGSASAACPSILEDEAVLSSIENSFTKFHAFLDLLHDAGLGQLPVMAGIEKSDFQSLGRPQLSSTIRPCLGSAVSLTKRDLQDGGTKNDSSSFARLQPSDVPPALSGKAADIPGTLPSVRESSHQDMLLDVTINRTSRPTLDPDVNKSEKPYQFSKPVTQGDSGSEHSQNPLDDVYFGQIFQTALKHPKTSDSHRRYSCHGGWSERSSLNDVSVKTESGSVSSGEKSKGKLVASSRSGSDKPGREILGSLGRQSDSESS from the exons ATGACATTTAAGTTATGCAAAGCCCTCAAAGAGtgtctgactgtctctcctACACTCAAGAGCTTGCAGCTTACTGGACTTCCACTGAGAGAGAGGGACCTCATTACACTGACAAAG GGTTTGGCAAGAGCTGTCTGCTTGGAACACCTATCTCTGGCTAATTGTCCAATCTCTGATGAGGGATTAGAGA ttaTTTGTCAAAGTGTTAGGTATTCTACAAGCATCAGGACAGTGGATTTTACAGGATGCAATCTCACCTGGAGAGGAGCAGAGTATATGGCCATGATCATCAAG TATCAGGCAATGCAGAGGCATGGTACAGCGTGGGCTGAGTCTCTGAGGTATCAACGGCCAGAGTTTGAGGGAATGGGAGGGCTCCGCCGCCTCACACTATGCTGTAACACTTTGATTGGGGACCGAGGTGCTGCTGCTCTTGCACATGAGTTGACGGAAGATCTGTGGGTTAAAG CTGTGGACCTGCAGAGGTGTGGTCTGTCCAGTGAGGGAGCTCGACATTTGCTGGAGGTCTTGAAAACGAATTCTACTCTTTATGTACTGGATATTCGAAATAACCCATTAGTTG ACATGGTCCTTATTAAAACTGTGATAGAGAAAGTGTTGATGAATACTGATAACCAATCATCAGAG TACTGCTGGATCAAGCCCTCAGCCAAAGAGCCACAGAGAGCTCCTAGTCTTAAGAGACTGGTGTCACCCAGTGCAAAGAGAGGAAACACTACATTCAAGATAG ACCCCCATGAAAGAACATCTCCTGGAGGGAGATGCTCAGGCGTTGCGAAGACACAGAAGCCATATTCCCACCCCCGTGATGTCCCTTGGCGGGCTGCTGCTAGAGCTGGACGCCAAAG AGGCATGGCGCCTGGAGTTAGGGTGAATAACCAAAGCTTTCAG GATGCAGCTACTGTAAAGATTACTTTGGAGTCAGATTCagagggagatgaagaagaggaaaaggttGTAttagaagaggagcagagaccATCTTCTCTTCATATACAAGACAGGATCACCAAACAGCACATTGAACATTTGCAG ATGGAACTAAAAGAGTGTCGTCTTCAGCTGACAGAGGAGCGCAGAGCCAGATTGAAAGCTCAGTCAAGACTCATGGag TTGGAGATGGAGAATGCTCATTTGCGTAACACCAACCTCTCCCTGTCAGAGGCGATTGCAGCCACTGGCTCTGCTTCAGCAGCTTGTCCTAGTATTCTTGAAGATGAGGCAGTCCTCAGCAGCATTGAGAACTCATTTACCAAATTCCATGCCTTCCTGGATCTCCTACATGATGCTGG CCTTGGCCAGCTACCTGTGATGGCTGGAATTGAGAAGTCTGATTTCCAGTCTCTGGGAAGACCTCAGCTCTCCTCTACAATCAGGCCTTGTTTGGGTAGCGCTGTATCACTAACTAAAAGGGACCTTCAGGATGGTGGGACAAAGAATGATTCTTCATCCTTTGCAAGG CTTCAGCCAAGCGATGTCCCACCTGCTCTCTCCGGGAAAGCAGCTGATATTCCAGGAACTCTACCCTCTGTCAGGGAGTCCTCGCATCAAGACATGCTGCTAGATGTGACCATCAATCGAACCTCCAGACCTACATTAGACCCTGATGTAAATAAATCGGAGAAACCGTATCAGTTTTCAAAGCCGGTCACTCAGGGTGATTCAGGTTCTGAGCACAGCCAGAATCCCTTGGATGATGTTTACTTTGGTCAAATTTTTCAGACAGCATTAAAGCACCCAAAGACTAGTGACTCTCACAGACGCTACAGCTGTCATGGTGGATGGTCTGAAAGATCAAGCCTCAATGATGTCAGTGTCAAGACTGAGTCTGGGTCAGTCAGCTCTGGGGAAAAGTCAAAAGGGAAGCTGGTGGCATCCAGTCGGTCAGGATCAGATAAGCCTGGCAGGGAGATTCTGGGCAGTTTGGGAAGGCAGTCTGACAGTGAATCCTCCTGA
- the cep78 gene encoding centrosomal protein of 78 kDa isoform X1: MAEDRTHVQQQGALDFLAYYDFACAKQESVPLPAVKINLNKGMLDFNGDRVKHIDWFPILNAISVNKHLHHIAISSTYQDNPRSGDADGRYFKPRLKTNVPAICSKDMTFKLCKALKECLTVSPTLKSLQLTGLPLRERDLITLTKGLARAVCLEHLSLANCPISDEGLEIICQSVRYSTSIRTVDFTGCNLTWRGAEYMAMIIKYQAMQRHGTAWAESLRYQRPEFEGMGGLRRLTLCCNTLIGDRGAAALAHELTEDLWVKAVDLQRCGLSSEGARHLLEVLKTNSTLYVLDIRNNPLVDMVLIKTVIEKVLMNTDNQSSEYCWIKPSAKEPQRAPSLKRLVSPSAKRGNTTFKIDPHERTSPGGRCSGVAKTQKPYSHPRDVPWRAAARAGRQRGMAPGVRVNNQSFQDAATVKITLESDSEGDEEEEKVVLEEEQRPSSLHIQDRITKQHIEHLQMELKECRLQLTEERRARLKAQSRLMELEMENAHLRNTNLSLSEAIAATGSASAACPSILEDEAVLSSIENSFTKFHAFLDLLHDAGLGQLPVMAGIEKSDFQSLGRPQLSSTIRPCLGSAVSLTKRDLQDGGTKNDSSSFARLQPSDVPPALSGKAADIPGTLPSVRESSHQDMLLDVTINRTSRPTLDPDVNKSEKPYQFSKPVTQGDSGSEHSQNPLDDVYFGQIFQTALKHPKTSDSHRRYSCHGGWSERSSLNDVSVKTESGSVSSGEKSKGKLVASSRSGSDKPGREILGSLGRQSDSESS, from the exons ATGGCTGAAGACCGGACTCATGTACAGCAGCAGGGTGCCCTGGATTTTTTGGCATACTATGATTTTGCCTGTGCAAAGCAGGAATCAGTCCCTCTCCCTGCCGTTAAGATTAACCTTAACAAAGGGATGCTGGACTTCAATGGAGACAGAGTCAAACACATAGACTGGTTTCCCATCCTCAATGCCATTTCTGTTAACAAACATCTGCACCACATTGCAATAAGTAGCACATACCAAGATAATCCTCGATCTGGAGATGCAG atGGGAGATACTTTAAACCCAGATTAAAGACAAATGTCCCAGCCATTTGCTCAAAGGATATGACATTTAAGTTATGCAAAGCCCTCAAAGAGtgtctgactgtctctcctACACTCAAGAGCTTGCAGCTTACTGGACTTCCACTGAGAGAGAGGGACCTCATTACACTGACAAAG GGTTTGGCAAGAGCTGTCTGCTTGGAACACCTATCTCTGGCTAATTGTCCAATCTCTGATGAGGGATTAGAGA ttaTTTGTCAAAGTGTTAGGTATTCTACAAGCATCAGGACAGTGGATTTTACAGGATGCAATCTCACCTGGAGAGGAGCAGAGTATATGGCCATGATCATCAAG TATCAGGCAATGCAGAGGCATGGTACAGCGTGGGCTGAGTCTCTGAGGTATCAACGGCCAGAGTTTGAGGGAATGGGAGGGCTCCGCCGCCTCACACTATGCTGTAACACTTTGATTGGGGACCGAGGTGCTGCTGCTCTTGCACATGAGTTGACGGAAGATCTGTGGGTTAAAG CTGTGGACCTGCAGAGGTGTGGTCTGTCCAGTGAGGGAGCTCGACATTTGCTGGAGGTCTTGAAAACGAATTCTACTCTTTATGTACTGGATATTCGAAATAACCCATTAGTTG ACATGGTCCTTATTAAAACTGTGATAGAGAAAGTGTTGATGAATACTGATAACCAATCATCAGAG TACTGCTGGATCAAGCCCTCAGCCAAAGAGCCACAGAGAGCTCCTAGTCTTAAGAGACTGGTGTCACCCAGTGCAAAGAGAGGAAACACTACATTCAAGATAG ACCCCCATGAAAGAACATCTCCTGGAGGGAGATGCTCAGGCGTTGCGAAGACACAGAAGCCATATTCCCACCCCCGTGATGTCCCTTGGCGGGCTGCTGCTAGAGCTGGACGCCAAAG AGGCATGGCGCCTGGAGTTAGGGTGAATAACCAAAGCTTTCAG GATGCAGCTACTGTAAAGATTACTTTGGAGTCAGATTCagagggagatgaagaagaggaaaaggttGTAttagaagaggagcagagaccATCTTCTCTTCATATACAAGACAGGATCACCAAACAGCACATTGAACATTTGCAG ATGGAACTAAAAGAGTGTCGTCTTCAGCTGACAGAGGAGCGCAGAGCCAGATTGAAAGCTCAGTCAAGACTCATGGag TTGGAGATGGAGAATGCTCATTTGCGTAACACCAACCTCTCCCTGTCAGAGGCGATTGCAGCCACTGGCTCTGCTTCAGCAGCTTGTCCTAGTATTCTTGAAGATGAGGCAGTCCTCAGCAGCATTGAGAACTCATTTACCAAATTCCATGCCTTCCTGGATCTCCTACATGATGCTGG CCTTGGCCAGCTACCTGTGATGGCTGGAATTGAGAAGTCTGATTTCCAGTCTCTGGGAAGACCTCAGCTCTCCTCTACAATCAGGCCTTGTTTGGGTAGCGCTGTATCACTAACTAAAAGGGACCTTCAGGATGGTGGGACAAAGAATGATTCTTCATCCTTTGCAAGG CTTCAGCCAAGCGATGTCCCACCTGCTCTCTCCGGGAAAGCAGCTGATATTCCAGGAACTCTACCCTCTGTCAGGGAGTCCTCGCATCAAGACATGCTGCTAGATGTGACCATCAATCGAACCTCCAGACCTACATTAGACCCTGATGTAAATAAATCGGAGAAACCGTATCAGTTTTCAAAGCCGGTCACTCAGGGTGATTCAGGTTCTGAGCACAGCCAGAATCCCTTGGATGATGTTTACTTTGGTCAAATTTTTCAGACAGCATTAAAGCACCCAAAGACTAGTGACTCTCACAGACGCTACAGCTGTCATGGTGGATGGTCTGAAAGATCAAGCCTCAATGATGTCAGTGTCAAGACTGAGTCTGGGTCAGTCAGCTCTGGGGAAAAGTCAAAAGGGAAGCTGGTGGCATCCAGTCGGTCAGGATCAGATAAGCCTGGCAGGGAGATTCTGGGCAGTTTGGGAAGGCAGTCTGACAGTGAATCCTCCTGA